The following proteins are encoded in a genomic region of Nicotiana sylvestris chromosome 4, ASM39365v2, whole genome shotgun sequence:
- the LOC104224761 gene encoding uncharacterized protein, which translates to MDSGNSGSMQSSSGGDEEYDSRGESISTFLNNNNNNNPTLHFGSISSNNNPPPPFLSHQPTFFDPHSQNLDTNFPQNANSQFNTNDLIWSQRGLRSDQNFNSFGTSSSNATQVVLHQNLFSGSSSVPLQQSSIEAAGNVIQRASNSAQPEHQPNVVKNPKKRTRASRRAPTTVLTTDTTNFRQMVQEFTGIPTAPFTGSAYTRRLDLFSTAGSAMRSGHLDTLGPLYPLRPSAQKVNQVSPFMPQLSSSTSTSSSSLLSSSMIDALMPTNNNTGNNNSIIGTSTTSASTSTSTNFQLGSDHLGMQKQAQNLFNMQNQILSFKQHHPLVNNAQVFGTKSSQGTNTIVPSLDELGISHDQQVSANLISGYQGGISSQTRNDGNNLSRLWRSGGINGQNDGGQENQLRSFSGNNNNNNGGNSSQQHVSGYKLNCSGNSSTSEFHNHEKGLENVCSTGEGPVSSWTNCPSE; encoded by the coding sequence ATGGATTCCGGGAATAGTGGTAGTATGCAATCTTCAAGTGGTGGGGATGAAGAGTATGATTCACGTGGAGAATCCATCTCTACTTtcttgaataataataataataataatcctaCTCTCCATTTTGGTTCAATATCTTCTAATAATAATCCACCTCCTCCTTTTCTTTCTCATCAACCCACTTTCTTTGATCCTCACTCACAAAATCTTGACACCAATTTCCCACAAAATGCAAATTCTCAGTTTAATACTAATGATCTCATTTGGTCACAACGGGGTCTAAGATCTGACCAAAACTTCAATAGCTTTGGTACATCCTCATCAAATGCTACTCAAGTTGTTCTTCATCAAAACCTTTTTTCGGGTTCATCTTCAGTACCACTACAACAATCTTCAATTGAAGCTGCGGGTAATGTTATACAACGGGCTTCGAACTCGGCCCAGCCCGAACATCAGCCCAATGTggtaaaaaatccgaaaaaacgGACCAGGGCTTCAAGGAGGGCGCCAACCACTGTCCTTACTACTGACACCACAAATTTTCGACAAATGGTTCAAGAATTTACTGGCATCCCTACGGCTCCGTTTACTGGTTCAGCCTACACTCGCCGCCTTGATCTTTTCTCAACAGCTGGCTCGGCGATGAGGTCGGGTCATTTGGATACTCTTGGACCACTTTACCCTTTAAGGCCTTCAGCACAAAAGGTTAATCAAGTATCTCCATTTATGCCACAATTATCTTCTTCTACTAGTACTTCTTCATCATCACTGTTGAGTTCTAGCATGATTGATGCTTTAATGCCAACAAATAACAATACTGGAAACAACAACTCTATAATTGGTACTAGTACTACTTCGGCCTCAACCTCTACCTCGACAAATTTTCAACTAGGTTCTGATCATCTTGGAATGCAAAAACAAGCACAAAACTTGTTCAACATGCAGAATCAGATTCTTTCATTTAAGCAGCATCATCCATTGGTTAATAATGCACAGGTTTTCGGCACAAAGTCATCACAAGGAACAAATACTATTGTTCCTTCTTTAGATGAACTTGGAATAAGTCATGATCAGCAAGTCAGTGCAAATCTAATCAGTGGATATCAAGGGGGAATTTCTAGTCAAACAAGAAATGATGGAAATAATCTTTCAAGATTGTGGAGATCAGGTGGTATTAATGGTCAGAATGATGGGGGTCAAGAAAATCAGCTGAGATCTTTTAGTggtaacaataataataacaatggtGGAAATTCATCACAACAACATGTTAGTGGTTATAAGTTGAATTGTTCAGGTAATTCTTCTACATCAGAATTCCATAATCATGAGAAGGGTTTGGAAAATGTGTGCTCAACAGGTGAAGGACCAGTTTCTTCTTGGACTAATTGCCCTTCCGAGTAG